In the Emys orbicularis isolate rEmyOrb1 chromosome 3, rEmyOrb1.hap1, whole genome shotgun sequence genome, one interval contains:
- the MTRES1 gene encoding mitochondrial transcription rescue factor 1, giving the protein MTGFRLPVIAFRKLNVCLGVWEKFPSNKLCVSWRRCIYSSHQSSIINYRKHFSISPVKHDVFLRPPSQCISVPCVRLKSDKSSRKKKQTLQEEEEEEEDEEKRSDSEDEFENDPNIVKDYKDLDKVVQSFRYDIIIKSGLDIARNKVEDAFYNGELRLNGEKLWKKSRTVKVGDTLDLIVGQDKETETAVVMRVVLKKASEKTESEKYKVVLRRWKNLKVPKQDVFK; this is encoded by the exons ATGACTGGTTTCAGACTGCCCGTCATCGCCTTTAGAAAACTAAATGTCTGCCTTGGAGTCTGGGAGAAATTCCCCTCTAATAAACTCTGCGTGTCCTGGAGGAGATGTATATACTCTAGCCACCAATCCAGTATAATAAACTACAGAAAACACTTCAGCATTTCTCCTGTGAAACATGATGTATTTTTAAGACCGCCTTCACAATGTATTTCAGTGCCTTGTGTACGACTTAAAAGTGACAAAAGTtctagaaagaaaaaacaaaccctgcaagaggaggaggaggaggaggaggatgaagaaaagagAAGTGATTCAGAAGATGAATTTGAAAATGACCCCAATATAGTGAAAGATTACAAGGATCTTGACAAAGTAGTCCAGTCTTTTCGTTATGATATAATAATAAAATCTGGTCTAGATATTGCAAGAAA caaaGTGGAAGATGCATTCTATAATGGTGAACTCCGGCTGAATGGAGAAAAATTGTGGAAGAAAAGCAGAACt gtgaaagtTGGTGACACACTGGATCTCATAGTAGGGCAGGATAAAGAAACAGAAACTGCTGTAGTTATGCGAGTTGTCTTAAAAAAAGCATCAGAAAAGACTGAAAGTGAAAAATACAAAGTGGTTTTGCGGCGCTGGAAAAATTTAAAAGTGCCCAAGCAGGATGTATTTAAGTGA